One Cucurbita pepo mitochondrion, complete genome DNA segment encodes these proteins:
- the ccmB gene encoding cytochrome c biogenesis B, whose translation MRRLFLSLFHKRIFSSTPITSFSLFLLYIVVTPLMLGFEKDFLCHFHLGLIWISLLFSFLSAPFLRNEKEDGTLELYYLSAYCLPKILLLQLVGHWVIQISCVFSGFPMFKLLYQFGRSGMDWLNILLGSLVLTLMCGIHSCLALGITSSRGWNSLQNLTTLPTLLPLTLFCTSIETEWFHVLLLIGYFFLFVSLFPIAVSISLQD comes from the coding sequence ATGAGACGACTCTTTCTTTCACTATTTCATAAACGGATCTTCCCCTCCACACCAATCACGAGTTTTTCTCCATTCCTCTCGTATATCGTCGTAACGCCCTTAATGCTAGGTTTTGAAAAAGACTTTTCATGTCATTCCCATTTAGGTCCGATTCGGATCCCTCTGTTGTTTCCTTTTCCTCCCGCACCCTTTCCTCGAAATGAGAAAGAAGATGGTACACTCGAATTGTATTATTTAAGTGCTTATTGCTTGCCAAAGATCCTACTTCTACAATTGGTAGGTCACCGGGTTATTCAAATAAGTTGTGTTTTCTCTGGTTTTCCCATGTTCAAACTTCTGTACCAATTCGGTCGATCCGGAATGGATCGGTTAAACATTCTATTAGGGAGCCTGGTCTTGACTCTGATGTGTGGTATTCATTCTCGTTCGGCTCTTGGAATCACATCCAGCCGTGGTTGGAACAGCTCGCAAAATCCAACCACTTCACCTACTTCATTGCCCCCAACCCTTTCTCGTACCTCTATTGAAACAGAATGGTTTCATGTTCCTTTATCGATTGGTTATTCCTCCCCGTTCGTCTCTCTTTTTCCAATTGCGGTCTCGATTAGTTTACAAGATTGA